Proteins encoded in a region of the Nitrospira sp. genome:
- the cas3u gene encoding type I-U CRISPR-associated helicase/endonuclease Cas3: protein MIKFEEAFKILTDTGGSFPWQRELYEKWFSDGKFPSSCNLPTGLGKTSVIAIWLIALMNQPEKMPRRLVYVVNRRTVVDQTTSEVEKIRRNLPKLKNVPVHAQQLAISTLRGQFADNREWSADPSRPAVICGTVDMIGSRLLFNGYGIGFKSKPLHAGFLGQDVLLVHDEAHLEPAFQSLLVAIEKEQREGERSEQMPWAKLSVMEMTATLREDETDEQRKKSFELTVDEKNPPGVIPDPPTKSIHHVWRRQKAKKALKLHPERSKGVGYLCLGSNTRFSNAIQIYFYFSWGLRLFCQSLRTSATMPASERLASMRPVLF from the coding sequence ATGATCAAATTTGAAGAAGCTTTCAAGATTCTGACGGACACGGGGGGGTCGTTTCCTTGGCAGAGAGAGCTGTACGAGAAGTGGTTTAGTGATGGAAAGTTTCCCTCTTCGTGCAACTTGCCGACCGGCTTAGGCAAGACATCAGTCATCGCCATATGGCTCATTGCCCTGATGAACCAGCCTGAGAAAATGCCACGCCGCCTGGTCTATGTCGTAAACCGGCGGACTGTGGTTGATCAGACGACCAGTGAAGTCGAGAAAATCCGCAGAAACTTGCCGAAGCTGAAGAATGTACCGGTTCATGCTCAGCAGCTGGCGATCAGTACCTTGCGCGGTCAGTTTGCTGACAACCGGGAATGGTCGGCTGATCCTTCTCGACCAGCGGTGATCTGCGGCACGGTGGACATGATCGGAAGCCGGCTGCTCTTCAACGGCTATGGGATTGGATTCAAGTCAAAGCCGCTGCATGCTGGGTTTCTTGGACAGGATGTACTGCTCGTGCATGACGAGGCCCATTTGGAACCTGCCTTTCAGAGTTTGCTCGTCGCGATTGAAAAGGAACAAAGGGAAGGCGAGCGATCGGAACAAATGCCTTGGGCCAAGCTCAGTGTGATGGAGATGACTGCAACATTACGTGAAGATGAAACGGATGAGCAGCGAAAGAAATCGTTTGAACTAACCGTTGATGAAAAGAATCCACCAGGCGTTATTCCTGATCCGCCGACTAAATCGATCCATCATGTGTGGCGTCGGCAGAAGGCGAAGAAAGCGCTTAAGCTGCATCCGGAAAGAAGTAAAGGGGTCGGATACCTTTGTCTGGGAAGCAACACTCGATTCAGTAATGCTATCCAAATCTACTTTTACTTCTCGTGGGGCCTGCGCCTGTTCTGTCAATCCCTCCGCACATCCGCTACAATGCCGGCATCAGAAAGGCTGGCCTCGATGCGTCCGGTGTTGTTCTGA